From the Lathyrus oleraceus cultivar Zhongwan6 chromosome 3, CAAS_Psat_ZW6_1.0, whole genome shotgun sequence genome, the window TGTCGCTTGTGAGAAAATGAACTAATCATATGAGCTGTagctgttgagtttgagtgtCACAGATCTACATAATTTCCCTTGTTGCCCTGGGGCATCATGGCTATTTCAGCCGCGGTTTCTTCAATTGTTTAACTTTTATTTATTGCAGCCAATGATATATTATGTACATAATTATTGAATTTTCTTTTTGTTTAGCTCTAGGAAATTCCACTCTGTCATCAAGTCCTCAAGTTGTTGGTGAGAGGAAATTGTTCTCAAGTGTGACTAGGCTTGGTTTTGCTGCTGCTCATGATTCTCCATCCTTTCAAGCTCAAGAAACTAGCGATTTACATAATAACAATTCGATTGCGGATTCTTCTGGTACACCAGGTATTATATGATTCTGCAATATTTTTCTCAGTTATACTATACTTGAAGAATCAAGTGGGCTTTTCATAGGCATGAATTTGTTTTATTTCGTAACTGTTGGAATCCTATAGGTTTGAGGAACGGAGAGACACTATCATACTCCAATGTCATATCTAGAGCAGAATCTAATGGAAGTTCAAATGCACCGAAGACAAATGACTCGGGAAAGAAGGGAAAGAAACCAAATCGAGTTCTCTTGTCAACAGCTGGCGGCAGGCGTTATTGATTATTTGTTCTGTAGATTACATGTATTTTACACTGAAATTACTTATGTGGAGAAATAAATGTTTTCATCGGTACATAATCCATGACTCCAGTAGAATGTTTCCGAGGGTCTGTAAAATCACGTTCTGTCCCAACTTAAGAATATAGCCAATACATCTCAGTGGTTCCAGTTAATACATTCTATTATGAGCTTCTACTGTGATTATAAAACTAATTTAAGGTGCATTTTTATTATCTTATGAAAATTTATCTGCCACGTTATGGAATATCTTAATCTATGAAACTTGTTTAAGATATTATTGTTGGAAATGATCTAAGATTGTCTCCTATTTCTTTTTTCCAAATAGActaatatatatattttttattatttaaaagCTTGATGCATCCATGTATATCATTGTATGAAATACTTTTGACATAATAAACGATTGAATGTATAAATGTTAGAAGCATGAAAGTCTTACTAAATTTTGATCAACCACAAATAAAATTAAATAGGTATCAAATGAAATTAAGTGTCAAGTTTAATAAAATGAcatttttaataatttttttacCCTATATTTATATAATAAAATTTATTCACTTTTGAATTGATATGATCCAAATTAAATATGAATTTAATTGATAATGACGGTCAGTGTAAAAAATTAGTGTAACACTTTTTATATTAATTAATCTcattaaatattatattttaatttaataatataaTCTAAAATATTTAGATATTAAATATGAGTTTTCTTGCATGTATCAacatcaattttttttttaataaaagaATATATTCACATTTAATACATAGCATAATGTAATAAAGCTATATAAAAAAAAAGCTAATAAGAAAGATTACTAGACatgaaaaaaatttattttaCTCATTTAAATGTACTCTCCACTAAATACCTAAAATAAGTTATCATTATTGAATTATACACAACAAAAATAAGCTCAGCTTAGATATGATTAATAATGTTCtgaataaaaaattatttattcaAGATTATTTAATTActataaaaaatatataattttattatattaaaataaaaagaaattcaaccattgaaaaaagaaaagaaaaattataGATAATGTCATCGTGCATATTTATGCCATAGTTATAAAGTattgaaaaaataattaaaaaactaattttatatttttattaaaattaatgAACAATTTCCAACCAAACATTACCTTGTTTACTTCTTAACTTCTATCCCAAGTTAATATTAtcaaataatatatatatatatatatatatatatatatatagacacACACGATCCCCTATTCAAAATTCTTGAATCTGTTACTGTGTTAAGGAATTCCTTATAGATATATTTCACTTCTAAATGTGAATGATAGTTTTGGTATAAAAAATGAATTCccaaaaatgaaaaaagaaaaataaaaccGGAATCATAACTAAACTTAGATTTTGTACCCAAAAATAAAACTTAGATAATACactaaatgaaataaaataaaataatgcAAGCTGTAACAGCGTGATAGTTGCGCTTCCATCATCAGAAGCAAACTCGAAGTTCTTCACATCAGAGCCCAAAACGTCGTCGTTCACTGCTCCGTTCCAGTTAACTTGtacactctctctctctcaaataGCAACAACACCAATGAGACAGCACAAGCAAGTACCATTCGCGAGACCGAAGATTCTGTATCTGGTGTGTGGCGCTGCATTCTtctcctttctcctcttctctaTCCAATCCTCTTTCTTCACCGGTAATCACAATTTTCATATCTCCTATTTTTTCTTTCTAGTTCCTTTTCGTTAATTCTCATTCCATTTCGTATTTTCAGGCTCCTTCTATTCAGATCGCAACTCCGAATCAATTCGCGACTTGTTTCAGTTTCAGTCCAATGTTCAGCAATGTGTGGTAACTTTCCGATCTGAATATTATTAGGATTCTTTATCTTACAGTTTCTGATGTTTTTGTTATGCACAGTGTGTGATTGAATTCTGAGAAACCTTATATGACTGTGATTGTGTGATGATTTTGTATAAAATTGATTTGGTTGCAATTGAGATTTAAGTGAAGTGAAATGAACTATATTTGGATGTAATAGCAATACTAATGTTAGATTATTCAATCTAATGATAATTTCTAGTCAAACCAAGGTTTGGAGACAAATCAAGTTTACCAGATACGGATCAAACACCTGAATTTTTACTTGTAATTATGTGAGCGGAAAAATCAATTATGATATTTCTCTATATTGAAACCAAACAGTGTTTGGCTTATTGTTTCCTTTTTCGGTTAAAATATTTGGATTATATAGTAATGTGAAGAACTGAGCTGAGCTTGGAATTGAAAACAGGCAAATAGGGGGCTTGGACTCACTGCAGAAATTGTTGACCATTGCACATTGGTTCTTAAGTACCCCGAAGGCACCAACAGCACTTGGGTATGTGCTTAACCCCTCTTATTTGATTCAATTTTCAACTAATAGCTAGATGCTAGATTGTTTAATATATTTTTAACTTTTTTATGTTTCAATGATTGCAGTACAATCAGCAGTTTAAAAAATTTGAGCCTTTGGAGTACACATATGATGTGTGTGAGGCAATACTCTTGTGGGAACAGGTGGATTTTGATCCTTTTTATTTTACACCGGCTAAAGTTCTATGTTTTAGGATGAATCTGTACTGAGTGCTGTTATGTTGTGATGTTGCAGTATCGAAACATGACCACAGTGTTGACAAGAGAGTATCTTGACGTTCGGCCTGGTGGTTGGTTAGATTATGCTCCACTAAGGATAGCACAATTGTATGGATCTCAAAACCTGACTTCACCTGTTTGTGTATCAATTGTATTTTATGTGAGCATTTTTTTATGAGGCAAGTGTAGTTACATGTTTTCTTCTTGTAGGGGGGCAAAGAACTGCTATAATAAGACTCTTTGTGAAGAACACCTTAATATATTATTACCTGCAAAACCCCCATTTCACCCAAGGCAGTTTCGTACGTGTGCTGTTGTTGGGAATTCTGGGGACCTTCTGAAGACAGAATTTGGGAAAGAAATTGATAGTCATGATGCTGTTTTTCGAGACAACGAGGCCCCTGTTAATGAGGTAAATCTTTCTTACATATCAACTTTAAAATGATTTATTATTCTAAAACTTATTTTTCGGTTGACTTGATATCCAGTTACTTTTTGACATACTGAATGCCTTCTAATGCAAGCTCCAATCATTATTCTTTTTGCTACTGAACAAGATGCAAGTAGATTGATGTAGAGGACAAAGTGTATCGATCTGACctattttgaaatttttattgCAAAGCTTACTTTATCTCTGTGAATTGTGTAGAAATATGCCAAATACGTTGGTCTTAAGAGGGATTTCCGTCTAGTTGTAAGAGGTGCTGCTCGCAACATGGTTCCTATTCTAAATGGGTCTGGTGAGTTACTATATATGataatatttaataaaaaatatcaAACTGTATTCATAACCATCACATGAAATTCTAGGTCACATTAGTTATATTGAGATTATATTCACCCTCCCCGTCATTTACAATTAGCTGCTCTATGAAATATAGCCTTAAATCTCTATATGCCCCAAATGGGTTATACCCATCTTTTGTTACCTAAGAAGTTATGGAGAACTCTACCTTCTGTAATTTCTTGCAATATCATTGATTCAATTTGTTTTTTTATTAGGGTTTCTGACTCTATTTCTATTCCGTGTGAATTGTTATGCCTGGTTTTCATTCAGAAGTTTTGTAAAATATAAAtctaatattttttttttgttaaaattCATCACGATCAAAAGTCTCCATTGTCAATGCAGTCTCACTGAATCATGAGTTTTAGATTCTAGGTAAGAAAATTTACAAACTCATTTCTTCCGAATCCTGTAGACTAGAGCAAACATTGTTAAACTTGCACAAAGTTGTGAGTCTAGACATGAGTGAATTAAAGGGAAAATGATATCTTCCTGGAGTTGTCCAAAACAACGTGCCAAAAACTACTATGTTGCTAAGAAAGCTTGAAACACCATTGAACCTGGAGTTATCTGCAATTCCAATTTTCAAGATAGTTGGTGGACAGAACACAGATCCAGTAGTGAACCCAGTTTCAACCTTGTATGTTATAATTGTAAGCCTAGCTTCAACACGGAAATCTAGCTTTCCTGAGTTCTTCCTCCAAGCCTGAACTTCAGGTCTATATTGGGCCCAACATTATGCTTATGCGCTGTTTAAAAACTTTCAGTTTGAAATCAGCTTCTACTCTTGCAAACCTTTTTTATCTAAAGATTTTGGAAATAATGTAAGTAATACATGCTAGATTTGACTCTACGAATTGATAAGAAAATCAAGGAGCAAGACTTAGAAAGAGAACCAAAAGACTTTTTTTTCACGTTTCTATTCAGATTACAACTCTTATTGATCTGAATATCATGTTCCTAAGAACTTCAGTGACCAATGGGGTTGTTTAAAGCTTCATAGTTTATTTTATCATTTTGTGAAATTTTAATCTTAAGCAACTTTCCATCAATACTTCAAATAAAAAGGCATTGACATGGGTGACTCAATAATTTTAGATTGACTGGCTTCATAACCACTGGATGCACCTATTATTGTTCTACAAAATGTCTTCAATAGCAAAACTTCACTGTTACTTTGAATCCAGTGATTGCACTTTTTCTACAAAGGCACTGTTAGGAACCCGGACAAATTGTAATGGAAAGTTGATTGAGAGAATCGAAAGTAAAGAACAATTTTGTTAAATTTTGAGAACAATTGAAAGATATATCTCTCCAAGGGTTTCTTTTCTACAATTGAGTCACTACTTATTCACTCAAATGTTTACAAATCTGAATGATCCCCTTCTACCCTTGCATTCTCCCACTTACTCCATAATGGATTCCCTCTAACAAACCAGCTAACTACTCTAGTTGTCCATAACTAATATCTCCTTTTTCTCCTAACAATACCTGCAACAGTACCATTCTATGTCCCAAAAAAGTTTTTTCTTTACTTCAATACATATTAGACATATCTATAAAGATTAAGGATGTCTCGAAGCAATGTTGATCAAATGAAGGGTTAAAGACATTTAATTTGATTACAACATTTTTAGTTTTTTCTATAGTAGATGGACAAGTAAAAGTCAAATACTATATCATattgtttgattttttttcttaATGTAATATATTGCTCAATTTAGATCttttgtaaataatattaatattttgCTTAATATATGTAGTGGTGTCAATGTCATGTTTTTTACATTAGCCATGTCTGTGTCAGACTATATGCCCCATAGGCTCTGCAATTCAACCATGTTCTCTAGGTTTCGACCTGAAAACTTGAACATACGAAACCCTTCTGTTCGCATCCTTGCCTCCCGATTCTAATCTACATTGCTGTAGAAACAATAGGTGAATGACTGTATATGTTACTTGAATTCTATTGACTCGGGCTTGGCCCACTATACAGGCTAGGTTGGCAGAACTTTTCATTTACTCGTCATTCATTGTTTCATCAATAAGACCTATTTAGGCCTTACTCGTCAGGTCATACATACACTATACCCCTTTTGTAGAGAGTCCATACATCTACATTAACCACCATGAGATGTATGCTTTTGGTGTATGTGCAACTTGGACATCCTTCTCTGCAATACATGGCTCCCAAACTGGCAGTCCCAGACTCCAGTGGTGGTACAAGACTGTTCTGATCTGAGTATTGAGGACCCAAAAATTTCGCCATCGATGGGTTTTCTACAAAACCTCTCTTGGAAATTTTCGGACCAATTTCTAGGAACCCGTATTTAGGAAAATGAAGAAATTGTATTATTGATTGAAAATAGATATATTGCAGCAGGAAATTCACTAACCCCAGAGCAAAAGCTCCTCAGGGAAGAAAAGTTTCTCTCTGCCCAAACCATAATGTTTCTAACTGAAATTTTTTGAACGCCCTCTCCACTTGCTACTCTTAAGAGATTTGCCATCTAGGTACATTGCAACCAATTCTCTATTTGGCCTGCTTGTTGGTCTAAGGTCTGAACCCGGTATCTAGCACACACATTCTCCAAATCAATGAAACCATGTATAAGTCTTGTTTCTCCATGTTATTTGTCACCTGAGTTATCTTCGCAAGTGAATTGCTTCCATGGTTTACCTTTCAAGCATAAAAGCAAATTGATTATTAATAACTTTGGGTTCTTTTTTTAGTCTCCACTCAATTACCCTTTTCCGTAACTTAATAGTATGAGTGATAAGTTTGTTTTTTGTTACAAAAGGAATCTCATAAGTTTAATCTCCTATAATTAGTAACAAATTAAACTAATAACAAAAACTGTTACTTTGATGTAAATTTTTGTATTCTTTTAACTTTATTGATGAGTATATCACTATACTATTAGGATAGTTGGACTAACTATCCAACTCAGGTTTATGGGGATCCCCTGTATGATAGACTCCAAATACCGTGGCAGAACTAGAAATCTAGAATTTCACTCAATGCCATGAATATGTCCTATTTTTTCCTTGTACCAGCTAGtattttttaatgtattaagtgAATGAAtcattttttgttgttgttgcaGATAATGAGGTACTCATAATCAAAAGTCTGACACACAGAGAAATCAATGCAGTTATAAAGGTAAGAATCTGTTCTTTGATAGCTATTTACTTGTTGCTTTTTGGTATATAAACTTGATACAGATGGTAGCCATTGTATACTTCAAAGAATTAGTTTTTCTACATTTGTTTGCACTACCTTTTTATGCAGACTATACCAAACCCAGTCTATCTCTTTCAAGGTATTGTACTGCGTCGAGGTGCCAAAGGAACTGGAATGAAGTCTATTGAATTAGCACTCTCCATGTGTGATATTGTTGATATATATGGTTTCACCGTTGATCCTGGATACACTGAATGGTGGGTTTCTTTACTCGGATATTGTTTTATTTCACATACTGTTGGTCTATGATCTGTACCCCTTTTCAGTGCATTCTTGGTGCTTGTGCCCTTGAATAGATTTCTTTGATGCTACTTCAAGTCTTCAATATTTTTTGGGTACATGGAGGGCTgtaatattttatatttttatctTCCTTATTATCATTTGTCCATTACAGGACAAGATACTTCTCTGATCCTAGGAAGGGACACAATCCACTTCAAGGCAGAGCATACTACCAACTTCTAGAATGTCTTGGGGTATTTGCATTATAAATTTACACATAAAATATCCTTTACTTGTACCTTTTTTACTAATGTTTTTTGACACTAGGATTTATTGTCAGGTAATCAGAATTCACTCCCCCATGAGATCCAAGAGGAGGCAAGACTGGTCAGATGTGCCAAGTAGAGAAATGATAAGCCAAGCACATGCAGCAGCTTGGCGCTTGAGAAAGAGTTCAGCTGGTAAGGCTGGGGGTTTAGGACAGTTTGGCAATTGTAAAGTGTGGGGCAATGTAGACCCAGACAAAAGTGGACCTATCTCAGGCTCACCAGACATGAGTGATGTCAGGAAGAATTCAAATTATAAAAAATGGGAAGTCATGCCTTTGAAAAGTTTGAGGAAAGAAGCACAGGTTCACTATAGGCAGATGGAAGGGGTCTCCCAATATAAAATGGATGGCAATAAGTTGGATGATCTAGTGTGTGTGAGACACTCCTTAAAATCTGACGTGTAAATGGTGCATTTTGGTCTGTTTTTATTTGCTTATCACACCCAAGTCCCAATCGTCTTCTAAATGAAATCTGGGATGAAGTTACCTTCTGAGAGTTGCTGACTTATAGCTCCTCAACAGTTCATCTGTTTCATCACATACTGCGGCTAACAGAGCATAGAAAGAATCATGGCTCCATCAAGGAAAAACTTGAGAGTCAATTGTATAGCTTTATTGATCTGAGTGATTTATATTCATGCTGATCCGTGTTAGAGATCTTAAAATCCCAATATAGGAATTCGGACTACAGTAGTGTGATAGAGATCTATCTAATGTATTGATTGGCTGAAGACAGTTATGTGATGATCGACAAAGCCTATAAAAGGAGAAAAGTTATAGTCAAACATTTTGTAAACTGATTTTCACGAGTTTTAATGTCATTTTCTAGCAGAGCTATTTTGCTTTATTCATGCTTATATGGGGTTTAGTATTTCTTCTAAATCTTGTGAAATTCTAAAATGACCCCTTTTGCCTCGTCTGGATAATACAATCAAGACCTACTAATTATATAGTTCACACAATTGGTTGTGTCTAATACACATCAAATGTTAATGAGTGAGTTCGGATATTAATATCCAAACACACCATTCGGATAGTAAAATTTGGAGACACCCTTAATATTACCCTAATTCCATTTCCCTTCCTCATTCAACAATCAACAATGTTTGAAAACAAACTTCCATTTTTTTTCTACTTTTCCTTGTTCAGACTAATTTTgttttgagatgtattttgacCAATTTGAACCGATCTCCTATGAACGTAGGATATTTACTATGATTAAGTACAtgattcacatctatgatatgcTCCAATATGCTCAGACTCATTGAACCTATATTTTGAATATGTTAGAGGATGGATGCATTCTATACTATGATGATATTGCCTAAGACATGTTGTGAGCGATTATAAAGatttgacatcattaaaataaggactgGGCATATTTGCCCTCACACTTGTAACACAGAGAGCCAAAGACCTTCAGATGACTCACCGATGGTCGTTTTCCACTCCGAGCTTCTTCAGAAACCTTGTTCTTAAGCTTCTTGGTAAGGCACATGTTCAGTATATAAACAGCAGTCGAAACAACTTCACTCCATAAGAATTTTGGCAAATTCTTCTACTTTAGCATGCATCTCGCCATGTCCAATATGGTCTCGTTTCTTCTTTATGCTATTCTATTATGTTGAGGAGTGTAAGGAGCAGTTACCTCATGATCAACACCATGTTATGCACATAATGCTTCAAATATCTTGGATGTGTATTCTCCACCTTCATCTGTTCGTAGAACCTTGATCTTGTTTTGACTCTAGTTTTCGACAAGCATCTTGAACCTCTCAAAGATTTTGAATACTTCGTTCTTTCTCTTGGTCACATAGATCTACAACTTTGGACTAAATTCATCGATAACTAAAACAAAATACATGTTTCCCCAATGGTATGCTCCTCAAAAGGACCACATACATTTGAATGTACAACTTTGAGTATGCAGGAGGATCTCATTGGCATAGTCGAAACGAAAGACTTCCTGGACTACTTTTGGACTAGACAACCTTCACAAAGTTTGTCTAGCATCTCAAGACTTGGTATACCAGTTACCATATCTTGAGTGATCAGTTGATTGAGCAACCTAAAATTCAGATTGCCAAACCTCAAATGCCACAACCAACTTTTTTGTGTGGTCGACAACTATTTTCAGACATTGTACCTCAGTCGAACTGATCATGGTCTTAAATGTTCTATTCTTCGACAGAGGAAATTTCAAGACCAAGTTATTCTAGATGTCAAAAAGTTCTAAGGCTCCGTCTTTCATAACCATTGATAACCCCTTTTCGACCAGTTGTTAAACGCTTAGCAGATTACACTTCATTATAGGGACATgagtacatctttgatcaaggATTTCGCTCCATTACTCCTTTGAGTAACTATGTTGCCAGTACCTTAAGCTTGCAACGAGCTATTGTCAACAAGTTTGACCTTAGTCTTCTTCGACTCATCAAAATCTATTAACCATAATTTTCGACCAATCATGTGATTCGAACAACCTGAGTCGAGGAACCAGATCTTGAATTCGACATGGTCATCTGCAAATGCAGTCATAACCACCATATCATCAAAGTCATCTGAATCTTGACGTGTAAGGTTCTCCCCTTCGTCCTTTCCTTTTCTCGATCCCTTGTTTTTCCTGTACCAACGATGCTTGGTCAAGTGACCCCACTTTTCACAGTTATAGCACTACACaccttttttcttcttctttgtttTTCTGATAGAAATTTTCTTCTCCTCTTTTTGAGGATTCAGAAGCTCTATCATTGACCTTATTCTTGTGAGGATTCGACCATGACTTTTTGCCCCGAGTCTTGTCGATTTTTCCTTTGAACTTGTTGGAACCACCGTTCTTCTTCCATGTCTGAGCCTGTAGTGCTTATATCGAGTATTGAACTCATTTCCTTTCGATAATCCTAATCTCATACGCCTCCAACGAACCAATCAAATCTTCTAATTTTAGGGTTTCtagattgttggattcttgaatagcTACGATAACGTGACCAAAGTGAGAGGTCAGCGTACACATTACTttctcaactatcatcttatcagttaggATTTCACCACAATCCTTCATGAGATGGACGAATTTCTGCACCTTCGACACATAGCTTGTAATCTTTTTCGTCTTCTTACATCGACAATAATCCATATTGTCGTTGCAAAGTTTGCAACTTGACAACCTTGACTTTCTCGCCTCCTTCGTAGTATTTGACAAGAATATCTCATAGCTCATTCGCCAATTCAACATGAGTGATTCTATCGAAATTAGTCGCATCAACCGCCGATTGGATGTAAAACGCCGACTTGCAATCCTTCTTCTTGGCACCCTTGTGAGCGATTCTTTGTGCGTAAGTTGCATCTTCACCAACTGCAGGAACACCATTAGTAACCAATTTTAGGGTTTCATGAAAGCCAAATAGAGATTGCATCTGTTTTCTCTATCGAAGCCAATTCTTGCCGTCAAGAATTGGAAGGGAGTTTAGTAAATTTCGGTTACCATTCATCTTTGCAACGATTgatcaacaacaatccacaatcCCGGAAATACGGTCTTTGACGTGTGATTCTCGAAAACACGATCAAGAATCTAATTGGAGTTCTAAATACCAATTTGTTAGTGTTTTATGCACTTTTAGTTAGGAGAGAACGAGAGAATAAGAAAATAAAGATTATATTATTGAATTGAATGATTAATAAAACTGAATTATAAATTGTTTATTTATATACACCTAAGTAACAAACCCTAAACTCTAAACCCTGaagtaaaataaaaaactaaGTAACAAACCTTAAACCCTAATTAACTTTGGGTTTGGGGCACACAACTCAACTTGGATTATATCTAATATCTCAATACAAATTAGATGTTTTTTTCTCTTACGTTTCGAATGATTTTTATTGTTAAAACCGCCAAAACCGCACAACAAACACCGCCAAAACCGCACAACAAACACCTCCTGATTGTGAGTGTTAATCTATTAGAATAATGaatatcattttatttttaattaaaagtAAGACAGTATGTATGTGTACGTTATGTCGCCTTTGCAAAAACGCTGGACATTTTAGCGCCAAATAAACCGAGCATAATCCGTCTCTAATCTCATGAATTACATAAAACCATGCACGAGGAAAACCAACGCGTTCAACAACCTTGTCACGCTAACTGCTCCAAAACCTCACATTCACGTCGACGCCTCCATCATCAAGACAGGCTTCGATCCCAACACATGCCGTTCCAATTTCCTTCTCAAGACTTTTCTCCAACGTGGGGATTTCATTGCCGCCCGCAAACTGTTCGACGAAATGCCCCACAAGAACATATTCTCCACCAACACCATGATCATGGGTTACATAAAATCTGGCAATCTTTCTAAAGCCAGAACCTTGTTTGACTCCATGTTTGAACGGACTGCTGTTACATGGACAATGTTGATTGGTGGTTATGCTCAAGATAATAGATTCCGTGAAGCCTTTAGCCTTTTCGTTGAGATGGGTAGGCACGGGATCGACCCGGATCATGTCAGTTTGGCTACTCTGTTATCCGGGTTCACTGAGTTTGATTCTGTTAATGAAGTGAGACAAGTTCATACCCATGTTATCAAATTGGGCTATGATTCGACGCTTGTGGTTTCTAATTCATTGCTTGACTCTTACTGTAAGACCCGCAGCCTTGGATTAGCTTGTCGCCTGTTCAATGATATACCTGAGAGAGATTCTGTGACTTTTAATGCCTTGTTGACGGGGTACTCGAAAGAAGGGTTCAATCATGAAGCCATAAACCTGTTTTTCAAGATGCAGGAATTGGGGTATAGGCCGTCGGAGTTTACTTTTGCTGCGATTTTAACAGCAGGTATACATTTGGATGATATAGAATTTGGGCAACAAGTTCATGGTTTTGTGGTGAAGTGTAACTTTGTGTGGAATGTGTTTGTGGCTAATGCTTTGCTTGATTTTTACTCGAAGCATGGCCGGGTTGTTGAAGCAAGTAAGCTTTTTTATGAGATGCCAGAGGTGGATGGTATCTCTTACAATGTGCTTATCACCTGTTATGCGTGGAGTGGAAGAGTGGAAGAATCTCTTGAACTGTTCAGGGAATTGCAATTCACTGGATTTGACAGGAGACAATTCCCATATTCTACCTTGTTGAGCATAGCTGCAATTTCTTTAAACCTAGATATGGGTAGACAGATTCATTCCCAGACTATTGCAACGGATGCGATTTCAGAGATCCTCGTAGGTAATTCATTGGTTGATATGTATGCTAAATGTGGCAAATTTCGGGAAGCAAATAGGATGTTTGAAGATCTAGCTCATCAAAGTTCTGTTCCATGGACAGCCATGATATCGGCTTATGTTCAGAAAGGACTTCATGAAGATGGTCTAAAGCTATTCATTGAGATGCAAAGAGCCAAAATAAGTGCCGATGCAGCCACTTATGCCAGTGTCGTTAGAGCATGTGCAAGTTTAGCATCATTGACACTGGGAAAGCAGTTGCACTCACATATAATCGGATCGGGATACATTTCAAATGTATTTTCTGGGAGTGCACTACTTGACATGTATGCAAAATGTGGATCCATAAAAGATGCCCTTCAAAT encodes:
- the LOC127126756 gene encoding putative pentatricopeptide repeat-containing protein At2g01510, producing the protein MNYIKPCTRKTNAFNNLVTLTAPKPHIHVDASIIKTGFDPNTCRSNFLLKTFLQRGDFIAARKLFDEMPHKNIFSTNTMIMGYIKSGNLSKARTLFDSMFERTAVTWTMLIGGYAQDNRFREAFSLFVEMGRHGIDPDHVSLATLLSGFTEFDSVNEVRQVHTHVIKLGYDSTLVVSNSLLDSYCKTRSLGLACRLFNDIPERDSVTFNALLTGYSKEGFNHEAINLFFKMQELGYRPSEFTFAAILTAGIHLDDIEFGQQVHGFVVKCNFVWNVFVANALLDFYSKHGRVVEASKLFYEMPEVDGISYNVLITCYAWSGRVEESLELFRELQFTGFDRRQFPYSTLLSIAAISLNLDMGRQIHSQTIATDAISEILVGNSLVDMYAKCGKFREANRMFEDLAHQSSVPWTAMISAYVQKGLHEDGLKLFIEMQRAKISADAATYASVVRACASLASLTLGKQLHSHIIGSGYISNVFSGSALLDMYAKCGSIKDALQMFQEMPVRNSVSWNALISAYAQNGDGDHTLRLFEEMVHSGLQPDSVSLLSILCACSHCGLVEEGLQYFNSMTEIYKLVPRKEHYASIIDMLCRGGRFDEAVKLMAQMPFEPDEIIWSSILNSCRIHKNQELAKNAAEQLFNMNVLRDAAPYVSMSNIYAEAGEWDNVGKVKKAMRERGVKKVPAYSWVEIKHQTHVFTANDKSHPQMKEIMRKLDELEEKMGQQGYKPDSSCALHNVDEDVKIESLKYHSERIAIAFALISTPKGSPILVMKNLRACTDCHAAIKVISKIVGREITVRDSSRFHHFRDGFCSCRDYW
- the LOC127126755 gene encoding sialyltransferase-like protein 1 isoform X2 codes for the protein MFSNANRGLGLTAEIVDHCTLVLKYPEGTNSTWYNQQFKKFEPLEYTYDVCEAILLWEQYRNMTTVLTREYLDVRPGGWLDYAPLRIAQLGAKNCYNKTLCEEHLNILLPAKPPFHPRQFRTCAVVGNSGDLLKTEFGKEIDSHDAVFRDNEAPVNEKYAKYVGLKRDFRLVVRGAARNMVPILNGSDNEVLIIKSLTHREINAVIKTIPNPVYLFQGIVLRRGAKGTGMKSIELALSMCDIVDIYGFTVDPGYTEWTRYFSDPRKGHNPLQGRAYYQLLECLGVIRIHSPMRSKRRQDWSDVPSREMISQAHAAAWRLRKSSAGKAGGLGQFGNCKVWGNVDPDKSGPISGSPDMSDVRKNSNYKKWEVMPLKSLRKEAQVHYRQMEGVSQYKMDGNKLDDLVCVRHSLKSDV
- the LOC127126755 gene encoding sialyltransferase-like protein 1 isoform X1, yielding MRQHKQVPFARPKILYLVCGAAFFSFLLFSIQSSFFTGSFYSDRNSESIRDLFQFQSNVQQCVANRGLGLTAEIVDHCTLVLKYPEGTNSTWYNQQFKKFEPLEYTYDVCEAILLWEQYRNMTTVLTREYLDVRPGGWLDYAPLRIAQLGAKNCYNKTLCEEHLNILLPAKPPFHPRQFRTCAVVGNSGDLLKTEFGKEIDSHDAVFRDNEAPVNEKYAKYVGLKRDFRLVVRGAARNMVPILNGSDNEVLIIKSLTHREINAVIKTIPNPVYLFQGIVLRRGAKGTGMKSIELALSMCDIVDIYGFTVDPGYTEWTRYFSDPRKGHNPLQGRAYYQLLECLGVIRIHSPMRSKRRQDWSDVPSREMISQAHAAAWRLRKSSAGKAGGLGQFGNCKVWGNVDPDKSGPISGSPDMSDVRKNSNYKKWEVMPLKSLRKEAQVHYRQMEGVSQYKMDGNKLDDLVCVRHSLKSDV